From Paenibacillus physcomitrellae, the proteins below share one genomic window:
- a CDS encoding peptidyl-prolyl cis-trans isomerase has protein sequence MNLKRQSRRGKRRLMLAAAVILLAAAGGTAAALSPALTGWASSEKPAGAAAAAPGEDAVILTVDGEPVTAQEYRLLMNREKSAVTNAFNAKYGAEDQPDYWTHDFGGESPLQALKQRTDKAAAESKTIQRLAREQGLIGDISFSRLLADWQTLNRQRSQNLQTNQPVYGLTSFTLDQYYDYYMNHLKQQLQEKLGDNTLKPAEQDIKTYYDAHPQLFQSRDEYDVQLISIPYGEADKTAALQEANRVLQSLDAGKSPAEAALQAKDAAFSKQTLKAASASEASGSSDPSAPAPESSSGGSGIIFQTKDILSAAAAKMQAGQHSSVLDDGSAYILLQLDSVRRNQPTPLEEVQDQIQEQLLRDHFDAYIRSAVQAAKVNIQPTSYDAISL, from the coding sequence ATGAACCTGAAACGACAATCCCGGCGCGGCAAGCGGCGGCTGATGCTGGCCGCCGCCGTCATTCTGCTCGCTGCTGCCGGCGGTACAGCAGCGGCCTTATCCCCCGCGCTGACCGGCTGGGCCAGCAGCGAGAAGCCCGCCGGAGCTGCAGCGGCTGCCCCTGGCGAAGACGCCGTCATTCTGACGGTGGACGGCGAGCCGGTCACGGCTCAGGAATACCGGCTGCTGATGAACCGCGAGAAAAGCGCGGTGACCAATGCCTTCAACGCCAAATACGGCGCTGAAGACCAGCCGGATTACTGGACCCATGACTTCGGCGGGGAGAGCCCGCTGCAGGCCTTGAAGCAGCGGACCGACAAAGCCGCCGCCGAAAGCAAAACTATTCAGCGGCTGGCCCGGGAGCAGGGCCTGATCGGCGATATCTCATTCTCCCGCCTTCTGGCCGACTGGCAGACGCTGAACCGGCAGCGCAGCCAAAATCTCCAAACGAACCAGCCCGTGTACGGGTTGACCTCTTTTACACTGGATCAATATTACGATTATTATATGAACCATCTGAAACAGCAGCTGCAGGAGAAGCTAGGGGACAACACGCTGAAACCGGCGGAACAAGACATCAAAACTTATTATGATGCTCACCCGCAGCTGTTCCAAAGCCGGGACGAATACGACGTTCAGTTGATCAGCATTCCTTACGGGGAAGCGGACAAAACAGCTGCTTTGCAGGAAGCAAACCGGGTCCTGCAGTCACTGGATGCAGGTAAATCCCCGGCTGAAGCAGCTTTGCAGGCCAAAGACGCTGCCTTCAGCAAGCAGACGCTTAAGGCGGCGAGCGCGAGCGAAGCCAGCGGCAGCTCCGATCCGTCTGCCCCCGCTCCGGAAAGCAGCTCCGGCGGGAGCGGGATTATTTTTCAAACCAAAGACATCTTATCTGCCGCCGCCGCCAAAATGCAGGCCGGTCAGCATTCCTCCGTCTTAGACGACGGCTCAGCCTACATTCTGCTGCAATTGGATTCGGTACGGAGAAACCAGCCCACTCCTTTGGAGGAAGTGCAGGATCAAATTCAGGAGCAGCTGCTCCGCGACCATTTCGATGCTTATATCCGTTCTGCCGTACAAGCCGCGAAAGTGAACATTCAGCCAACCTCTTACGACGCAATCTCTTTATGA
- a CDS encoding glycoside hydrolase family 35 protein: MNSSTFGVQNNDFVWNGEPVRIMSGALHYFRVVPDYWRDRLLKLKACGLNTVETYIPWNLHEPKEGTFNFEGMADVVSFLTLAGELGLHVIVRPSPYICAEWEFGGLPAWLLADSNVRLRSNDPVYLSKVEAYYDVLLPLLRPLQCTNGGPIIAMQIENEYGSYGNDKAYLQAVKKAMQERGIDVLLFTSDGPEDFMLQGGTIPGVLATVNFGSHPKEAFAKLHEYQPEGPLMVMEFWNGWFDHWMEEHHTRTADDTAQTIADILESGASFNLYMFHGGTNFGFYNGANHINAYEPTVGSYDYNALLSEHGVPTDKYFAVREVIGRFAELPPLSLPDLIPTADYGQVALTESAALFDSLEGLSSPLYRSSPEPMEKLGQTYGFILYSTTIPGPRQEMELVLQQVSDRALVYGNGRYLGTIERWSPSTLPLSVPPEGLKLDILVENMGRINYGPLLRDPKGITEGVRHGNQFLYGWTIHPLPLEYESLGKLDFAPVPGNDTAADQGTGSEIGGTPERPVFYRGTFEVKEKADTFLRLDGWTKGVAYVNGFNLGRYWNAGPQRTLYIPAPLLKEGRNELVVFELHGCARPEVRLADQPDLG; the protein is encoded by the coding sequence GTGAATTCTTCTACTTTTGGCGTACAGAACAACGATTTTGTTTGGAACGGGGAGCCCGTGCGGATTATGTCCGGCGCGCTCCACTATTTTCGGGTCGTTCCGGATTACTGGCGGGACCGCCTGCTCAAGCTGAAGGCCTGCGGGTTGAACACGGTGGAAACCTATATCCCTTGGAATCTGCACGAGCCTAAGGAAGGAACGTTTAACTTTGAAGGTATGGCCGATGTGGTGTCTTTCCTTACTCTGGCCGGGGAGCTGGGCCTGCATGTCATTGTAAGGCCAAGTCCTTACATCTGCGCCGAGTGGGAGTTCGGCGGCCTTCCGGCCTGGCTGCTGGCCGATTCCAATGTGCGGCTGCGCTCGAACGATCCGGTTTACCTGAGCAAAGTGGAGGCTTATTACGATGTGCTGCTTCCGCTGCTGCGTCCCCTGCAGTGCACAAACGGCGGGCCGATTATCGCGATGCAAATTGAAAACGAATACGGCAGCTACGGCAACGACAAAGCGTATTTGCAGGCCGTCAAGAAAGCGATGCAGGAGCGCGGCATCGACGTGCTGCTGTTCACGTCAGACGGTCCCGAGGACTTTATGCTCCAGGGCGGCACAATTCCGGGCGTGCTGGCTACGGTAAACTTCGGCTCCCATCCGAAGGAAGCCTTCGCCAAGCTGCACGAATATCAGCCGGAAGGTCCCTTGATGGTGATGGAATTCTGGAACGGCTGGTTCGACCACTGGATGGAGGAGCACCATACGCGGACCGCTGATGATACGGCCCAGACCATTGCCGATATTCTGGAAAGCGGAGCTTCCTTTAATCTGTATATGTTCCACGGCGGCACCAATTTTGGTTTCTATAACGGGGCCAATCATATCAACGCCTACGAGCCGACCGTCGGCAGCTACGATTATAATGCGCTGCTGAGCGAACACGGGGTGCCGACGGACAAATATTTTGCGGTCCGTGAAGTTATAGGGCGGTTTGCAGAGCTTCCCCCTCTTTCGCTGCCCGATCTTATTCCGACTGCGGATTATGGGCAGGTGGCTTTGACCGAAAGCGCAGCGCTGTTTGACTCGCTGGAGGGGCTATCCTCTCCCCTGTACCGCTCTTCGCCGGAGCCGATGGAGAAGCTGGGACAGACGTACGGATTTATCCTGTATTCCACGACGATCCCCGGTCCCCGCCAAGAAATGGAGCTTGTGCTTCAGCAGGTCAGCGACCGGGCCCTTGTATACGGCAACGGACGTTATTTAGGTACGATCGAACGCTGGTCACCGTCAACACTGCCGCTGTCTGTTCCGCCAGAAGGACTTAAGCTCGATATTCTCGTGGAAAATATGGGCCGCATCAACTACGGGCCGCTTCTGCGGGACCCGAAGGGCATTACCGAAGGGGTCCGCCACGGCAACCAATTCCTGTATGGCTGGACGATTCATCCGCTGCCGCTGGAATATGAATCACTGGGCAAGCTGGATTTTGCGCCGGTTCCGGGTAATGATACTGCCGCCGATCAAGGCACAGGCAGTGAGATCGGTGGTACGCCGGAGCGGCCGGTCTTTTATCGCGGCACCTTCGAGGTTAAGGAGAAAGCCGATACCTTCCTGCGGCTGGACGGCTGGACGAAAGGCGTTGCCTACGTGAACGGCTTTAACCTCGGCCGTTACTGGAACGCGGGACCGCAGCGGACCTTGTACATCCCGGCCCCCCTGCTGAAGGAAGGGCGCAACGAGCTTGTTGTCTTTGAACTGCACGGCTGCGCGCGGCCTGAGGTCCGCTTGGCGGATCAGCCGGATCTAGGTTAG
- a CDS encoding carbohydrate ABC transporter permease — protein sequence MSMKAKRNWFLLFCLLPGLVLMALFKIYPTIEVFQKSFYLWTGIGDKPKWVGLRNFTDLFHDDVFLLSLRNTGFLMLVVPVITLFIALVNASILTRSKLRERSLYRTVFFFPSILSFVVIAILWSFIYHPTIGFLNAGLESIGLGKWALAWLGDARTVLWALAVTMIWQAAGYYMVMYMAGIDGISPELYEAASIDGATPVHQFFHITIPLLWEIIRITIIFSINGVLTISFVIVSIMTAGGPDRHSEVVMTYLYSQAFSNSNFGYAMAIGVFVFIVSFLLALLSNRLTERGNN from the coding sequence ATGTCCATGAAAGCCAAACGCAACTGGTTCCTATTATTCTGTCTGCTGCCCGGACTCGTGCTGATGGCTTTGTTCAAAATATACCCTACCATCGAGGTATTTCAGAAATCCTTTTATTTATGGACAGGAATCGGCGACAAACCAAAATGGGTCGGCCTGAGAAATTTCACCGACCTTTTTCATGATGATGTATTTCTGCTTTCGCTCCGCAATACCGGTTTCCTGATGCTGGTCGTCCCGGTGATCACCTTGTTTATCGCCTTGGTCAACGCCTCGATTCTGACCCGCTCGAAGCTCCGGGAACGTTCCTTGTACCGGACTGTGTTCTTTTTCCCAAGCATCCTGTCCTTTGTCGTCATCGCGATCCTCTGGTCATTCATTTACCATCCGACCATCGGCTTTCTGAATGCCGGGCTGGAAAGCATCGGTCTCGGCAAATGGGCGCTGGCCTGGCTGGGTGATGCCCGGACCGTCCTATGGGCGCTGGCCGTTACAATGATCTGGCAGGCCGCCGGTTATTACATGGTCATGTATATGGCCGGCATCGACGGCATCTCGCCCGAGCTTTACGAAGCGGCGAGTATTGACGGGGCAACGCCGGTTCACCAATTTTTCCATATTACGATCCCGCTGCTGTGGGAAATCATCCGGATTACGATCATCTTCAGCATCAACGGCGTCTTGACCATCAGCTTCGTCATCGTATCGATCATGACAGCCGGCGGGCCGGACCGCCACTCCGAAGTGGTGATGACTTACCTGTACAGCCAGGCTTTCTCGAACTCCAACTTCGGCTATGCGATGGCCATCGGCGTGTTCGTGTTTATCGTTTCATTCCTGCTCGCACTGCTGAGCAACCGACTAACGGAAAGGGGGAACAACTAA
- a CDS encoding carbohydrate ABC transporter permease: MAASVNAQPARSSHPPQTVPQSGRKTLAWLGRLFLRLILIIQALIVVYPLVWNVLASLKTNEEVMENPWTLPKHFNWSNYVNAFTTARIGDYMLNSVLVVAMSMAILLAAALPTAYALGRMNFRGKAFTTNVYMAGLFIGGVYIIVPLFILMNNLHMLDNRFWLSAVYATGSLPFSVYLMIGFMKSIPKDFEEAALIDGCGYTSTLFRIILPITRPAIVTLIVFGFFDFWNEYVLALTLITSDEKKTIPIGLSNLMQIQQYATDWGSLFAGLVIVLIPTIIIYALLQKRLTDGMMMGGVKG, encoded by the coding sequence ATGGCTGCAAGCGTGAATGCCCAACCTGCCCGCTCCTCCCATCCGCCGCAAACCGTGCCCCAATCCGGCAGAAAAACGTTAGCCTGGCTGGGAAGGCTGTTTCTTCGCCTCATTCTAATTATCCAGGCTTTGATTGTCGTATACCCGCTGGTCTGGAATGTGCTCGCATCCCTGAAAACCAATGAGGAGGTGATGGAGAACCCCTGGACGCTGCCCAAGCATTTCAACTGGTCCAACTACGTAAATGCCTTTACAACGGCGCGCATCGGCGACTATATGCTGAACTCCGTGCTGGTGGTCGCCATGTCGATGGCGATCCTGCTCGCGGCAGCCCTGCCGACGGCTTATGCGCTTGGACGGATGAACTTCAGGGGAAAAGCCTTTACAACCAACGTCTACATGGCCGGTCTGTTTATTGGCGGCGTGTACATCATCGTGCCGCTCTTCATCCTGATGAACAATCTGCATATGCTCGACAACCGTTTCTGGCTGAGCGCCGTATATGCAACAGGCAGTCTGCCCTTCTCCGTGTACCTGATGATCGGGTTCATGAAGAGCATTCCAAAGGACTTCGAAGAAGCCGCGTTGATAGACGGGTGCGGGTACACCAGCACCTTGTTCCGGATTATTTTGCCGATTACCCGGCCTGCTATCGTAACCCTGATTGTCTTCGGGTTCTTCGATTTCTGGAATGAATACGTGCTGGCCCTGACTTTGATTACAAGCGATGAGAAAAAAACGATCCCGATCGGCCTGTCCAATCTGATGCAAATCCAGCAGTACGCAACCGACTGGGGTTCGCTGTTCGCGGGACTTGTGATCGTCCTGATCCCGACCATTATTATTTATGCCCTGCTGCAAAAACGGCTCACCGACGGCATGATGATGGGCGGCGTGAAGGGCTAA